A genomic segment from Bacteroidota bacterium encodes:
- a CDS encoding ABC transporter substrate-binding protein: MKYSLLLSAIFILLVASSCHQGKDKGVLLKKSEEPISVLSLKYARGFSIHYFDGFKIISVRDGKDTTKLLAEYILYPKSSSAPLGYDKAVKIGTPVDKVVCISTTHIAELVKLNLVDRIAGITGASLIYNQEVHQRIEQGAIANLGNDEMDFERLVEIAPSFVLSSGSYDGGDKLNIKLRSLNIPSVLNLDYMEQDPLARAEWLKFMAAFFDREKEADSLFSITEEKYLSLKNQMKQVVQRPTVFCNIPFKEIWYMPCGENYMAFD; encoded by the coding sequence ATGAAATATTCACTATTGCTCAGTGCCATTTTCATTCTTCTCGTTGCATCATCTTGCCATCAGGGAAAGGATAAAGGTGTATTGCTGAAAAAATCAGAAGAACCCATATCGGTTCTTTCTCTAAAATATGCTCGAGGCTTTTCGATTCATTATTTCGATGGGTTCAAAATCATTTCGGTTCGCGATGGAAAGGATACTACCAAACTATTGGCAGAGTATATTCTTTATCCAAAATCATCTTCGGCACCTCTTGGATATGACAAAGCTGTCAAGATTGGAACACCCGTAGATAAAGTAGTTTGTATTTCCACGACGCATATCGCTGAATTGGTGAAGCTAAATCTTGTTGACCGGATTGCAGGCATCACCGGAGCATCATTGATTTATAATCAGGAGGTTCATCAAAGAATTGAACAAGGAGCGATTGCCAATTTGGGAAACGACGAAATGGATTTTGAACGATTGGTGGAAATTGCTCCTTCCTTTGTGCTTTCATCCGGTAGCTATGATGGTGGAGATAAGTTGAACATTAAACTCCGTTCATTAAATATTCCCTCAGTGCTTAATCTCGACTATATGGAGCAAGATCCTTTGGCTCGTGCTGAGTGGTTGAAGTTTATGGCTGCTTTCTTCGATCGGGAAAAGGAGGCGGATAGTTTGTTTTCTATAACGGAGGAGAAATATCTTTCTCTAAAGAACCAAATGAAGCAGGTGGTGCAGCGACCTACTGTCTTTTGCAATATCCCTTTCAAGGAAATATGGTATATGCCTTGTGGCGAAAACTATATGGCGTTTGATTGA